The sequence below is a genomic window from Pecten maximus chromosome 14, xPecMax1.1, whole genome shotgun sequence.
GATATGATGTCCCTTTCTTTTTCATTAatacatttcagtatttgaaTAGATAGCGTATCGATTAATAGCCATATAAGGTAGGAAACGTTACGTAGTACACTATTACCAAATGAATGCTcataaatcatatataatatagttgGTTAATTGAGGCTAGGATAAGACTGAAAGCACTACCTAAAAAAACAATGATGAACATACCCTATATCTGCTTTTAAACCTTTCGGATGCTTTATACCCGAATATTCTAAACAAAAATCTCATGTTGTAGCTGAATTTTCTGTTGTAATTCTTTAGCTATGAGCAGAAAGCGCCCGACTGTGTATTATAAACGATTAAATCCCTGGTACGGATTTAATGGTAGCCTTGTGTGGTATCACTTCAACACAGATATTGGTAGGTATTCAAGTGTAACAGCGGGTAGACGTACAGCCTGATCCACCTCAGTCGGCCAATATACCAGTGTATTCTGGGATTGACTGACCCAAATACACCACTTTGATAACCTAAATACACTCGTGTCGTTTCTGTCCTTACTAAGCAGGGCTGAGCTTCTTGTCTGACCTTAGCTGGGATTAGTTCACGGGTGTGCGCATTCCAGGATAACAATCTAACCATACTATGGGTTTAATGAATACACAATTCGTTCCTTTCATATATTAACACTGACTACTAAGATTTACCTACATATATCGTTTAGAAATAATCTTTAATAGATAAGTATTATTATGTGCCAGATCAATCACTCAGACACAAGACATAATTTTAAAGTTTTCAGATGATTGATCATATTAAAAAGTCTGTGTAAATATAGTTGTCAGAGCATTCAACTTTGTACATAGTTATTAAACTTTGCTTCTCTTTGCTAAACAGCATGCTTCCAAAACGTGTTCATGTATTGATAAACTGTTTGTATGATCTCAGTAGCTCAGGCTATATTCGTTTCTAGCAAGTAAATCACGTTGGCAAATACAAGTGATAtgtccatttatagcatgcaTTGTGTAATACACCTACAACTTAACAGTATGGTGGTTTGCATTTACAAAAGGTATAAAACTGAAGCAAATGCAACCTCTGATCtctgtaatgttttataatctAAATGGTTCCACATTTATGAAAGGGTTGTTATCAAATCTATATCTTACTCACTGATGATGCATTGTTTTATGATATAGATTTAATATTTCATCGCTACACTTTACCCGTCTTGAATTCTGTTGATAATTTTCTCTGTGTTTATAGAACGGATGATCCGCAATAAAAACAAGATGGCAGCATGTGGCGGCAGTTACTACAggtattgataaaaataaatgccgTGTTGTTTCTATCTATATACATGAAAATTTTACACTTACTCCAGTTGTGTAATATTCTCTGATTTATGTTTACCTATCGACAAAATGTGGCGCCAGTCAATCTGCTGACttttttcacaaattatttatatGCTTTTTTGGCAATATATCAACCTTTCATGATAAGTTTCAGTTTATATGACATATCTAACATATCTGTAAGTTGATTAGATCAGGAAGGATTTACAATTTTGTAAATTGCATTATATTTTTTCCTGAAATTTGAAATTCATAATGAGAATATTTACTGCCGCCGACGGCTATAGTTTTTTGCTGTTGTTAGTTGTTGTATACTATACCGTCAATATGATAGCTATACTTTAATCTATTACAAATACAGGTGGTATTTACACTACAGAAGTCAAGGGAGGCCACTCCAATTCATCGATTTTTACAAGTACACTCAAACTGGCTTGTCTCAAAGGTCTACCACAGCAGGAGGCCTACCCCCCTGATGTGCTGACCGCACGTGGAGAGGTCGTGTTAGCTTCACCAAGTGTAAGATGCCAAAGGCACTTTGCTAATTTTGGCATGTATGAAAAAGTCCAGCAAGTACCGTAATTGAGCCGATATCTCTTTTGAATCAATGTTAAAAGATATGCGGTATACAAATAGTACAACATACTCTATGATTGTGCAACAGACCGAATTATTTGTTTCCCTAGGATCTGGAAAGCAGTAAATGATATTGGCAGCCTAGCGAGACAAATAAGTTCATCTATTGCATATACACAGAGAGTATATATGTAGATTTTTAAAAACTTCAATGATCTTTCCATTCTTAACCCGGAACATAATTTTTCCCTGTAAACAACACGTCTATCTTTAGAAGGTATTCGTGAGTTTAACACTAGTCTCTACTTGCTcgtaaaaaagaaaatttgaatACGGGTACATGTGCATATATATTGATGACACCATAATTTGTAACCAGCATTTGATATTATCTCTAAACCTTTGAAAGAGAAATTGCAACAAAACATACAATGATAAAAGACTTTTAAtatgcaataaatatattttgggTGTCTATCAGGAAACATATCATTTGGGTAAAACACTCACATTATTCTTGAATTTTGCTTTTCAGGCCGACGAAGCCttgcactatatatatatatttcggtatatatatataaatgtcaagGTCTCTTCATGTTTACCGAGAAACATATGAAGTCCGCTCAACCAAATACGGTTCGACAGCTTTCTATCACAATTATGGACCGCCCCTTTCCAGGtaattgacctacttttaaaaagaCTTTTTGGAAGTCTTATTTAGGGCATGTAATTTCGCAGAATCAACAAAGCAAATACCTTGTTTTATAGATTTCTCGTTCACCTCCTTACTACATTTTACATAAAAGGACAAATTATCTTAAAGGTGTTGCTTTCCCAGGGTATTTACGTATTTGTATTTACTCCAAGGTCCTcaatctatatatctataaatacattttcCATGTACTTGTATTACATCGAGCTCAGTGAATAATTAAGGACCTGATATGTGTCTCTGTGTAGGTTTGGGTTGTAGGTGTACCGGCGGTAGCTTGCAACTCAACGAGTGGGGGAACCCCCGAGGCACTAAAAACACATGTGATTAATGGATCCAAAATGAAAATGCAGTCTGAAAATGTTATGTTGAACACACGTGCATTGTGTAGCTCCGAGTCAAAGGACACCGGTGGACACGAACAAGAGGAAATTAACGTGCAATCTGCAGACAATTGTAGCTGTTGTGCAAAATGTCGGCGCAGGATCCAAATTATTACCttttgtagtttgtgtgttgtcATCATTTCAATGTGTTGCGTCACAATTGGGTACACTAATCACGCATGCGCACTGACAAAGGAAACGTTTAATTCGAGATTTCTTAACCTTGAACAGAAACTCAACAGACTTCAGAAAAAGTATTTAATCACAAAAGTTTCAAATTTAATGACACAGCGTGACTCCATCATTCAACGACAAAACTTGGTAAGGCTGTCCATGTTGATGATAATAAAGAAtcattttgttcaatatttttctttatgtTAGGATGGGAAAAAatctaccaaatttgttcataTCTAGGAATATATTAATCAAACATTTAgcagtcaagggagataattccaATTTCAACCGGCAGATTGTCATTGgtataaaaagaaattccttTCATCACTTACGTTATGAATAATTGATAAGTTTATTCGTTCTTCtatgtcttttttgtttatattgcaatcattattattttttcaaagggagacaaccaaaGTGATGGAAGCTCTATGGATACAAATATCCCAGAAGAAATCAACACCGTCAAGAGGTCCGTGAACAAATGCGACAGAGCAAGAAATGAGAAAAAGAGATTGAAGTGTCTGAAAAGacagaaaagaaagaaaaaacaaatgcCGACCGGAAGCTCTTTGGTAAGGCTTGTGAATAACACTATACACAAGACCTTAATGGAAACGGTGAAACAGGTCGTAGCGAAAGCTATGGAAAAGGTAGAACACATTCATTGTACTTACAGAAGTAGTATATTAGTATCATACAGGTTACGTGATACTAGTTCCAGTCACGTTTAGATAATAGCCTTCTTTGCAACAAACATGTTATTGACCTTTCAAAGAAGCCCCCGTCGATATAGCCCACATATGATACCGTAGGAATAACGGAGGAAATGCTCGAGCAAATTAATAGCATAATGAAGAACTAGTTCATGTAAAACTCATTGAGGCCCTtggttatatacacatattaatAACAACATGACATTTCAATTGCAACAACCTGATATAATATGATAGCATTttcattacaatgtaattgaATAGaactatttctgaaaaaaaattgcatGTTGGTTGTCAAGTTACAAAACGTGATATGGTTAGGACTTTGAACCAGATAAAGTAATTGGTATTCTCAGTGGAAATGTATGTTTCCATGGACACAGCAAACATAAAATTCAAACTACATCGCAATAATTTTACTTTGATCACGTCCATATCAAAATCAATTGATATGAAAAAGCTCAAAGATGTGAGAGATCATTTTCAGATGCCTCAGCATCTTAATAAGATGCAAAAATCAGAAAAAGGATATATTcgtttc
It includes:
- the LOC117342183 gene encoding uncharacterized protein LOC117342183 isoform X1, whose amino-acid sequence is MKMQSENVMLNTRALCSSESKDTGGHEQEEINVQSADNCSCCAKCRRRIQIITFCSLCVVIISMCCVTIGYTNHACALTKETFNSRFLNLEQKLNRLQKKYLITKVSNLMTQRDSIIQRQNLGDNQSDGSSMDTNIPEEINTVKRSVNKCDRARNEKKRLKCLKRQKRKKKQMPTGSSLVRLVNNTIHKTLMETVKQVVAKAMEKRALLSVHFEGDGNEHRPRGNEAFAGRFHKWQYSDWAYQREDLKKKFKLYHESGTVVISEEGIYLLYAQVTLMGKPDQGFKVVVQHDNKQQKILTKCMMDFQSEQDGGQDLNEWQEDGNITCSSVGVFRLEKGDSVFLKHSKDTNVKADFRGNASFFGFVKLG
- the LOC117342183 gene encoding uncharacterized protein LOC117342183 isoform X3, giving the protein MKMQSENVMLNTRALCSSESKDTGGHEQEEINVQSADNCSCCAKCRRRIQIITFCSLCVVIISMCCVTIGYTNHACALTKETFNSRFLNLEQKLNRLQKKYLITKVSNLMTQRDSIIQRQNLGDNQSDGSSMDTNIPEEINTVKRSVNKCDRARNEKKRLKCLKRQKRKKKQMPTGSSLVRLVNNTIHKTLMETVKQVVAKAMEKRALLSVHFEGDGNEHRPREAFAGRFHKWQYSDWAYQREDLKKKFKLYHESGTVVISEEGIYLLYAQVTLMGKPDQGFKVVVQHDNKQQKILTKCMMDFQSEQDGGQDLNEWQEDGNITCSSVGVFRLEKGDSVFLKHSKDTNVKADFRGNASFFGFVKLG
- the LOC117342183 gene encoding uncharacterized protein LOC117342183 isoform X2; translated protein: MKMQSENVMLNTRALCSSESKDTGGHEQEEINVQSADNCSCCAKCRRRIQIITFCSLCVVIISMCCVTIGYTNHACALTKETFNSRFLNLEQKLNRLQKKYLITKVSNLMTQRDSIIQRQNLGDNQSDGSSMDTNIPEEINTVKRSVNKCDRARNEKKRLKCLKRQKRKKKQMPTGSSLVRLVNNTIHKTLMETVKQVVAKAMEKGKGMSFMHFKADDNEEPPNEAFAGRFHKWQYSDWAYQREDLKKKFKLYHESGTVVISEEGIYLLYAQVTLMGKPDQGFKVVVQHDNKQQKILTKCMMDFQSEQDGGQDLNEWQEDGNITCSSVGVFRLEKGDSVFLKHSKDTNVKADFRGNASFFGFVKLG
- the LOC117342183 gene encoding uncharacterized protein LOC117342183 isoform X5; amino-acid sequence: MKMQSENVMLNTRALCSSESKDTGGHEQEEINVQSADNCSCCAKCRRRIQIITFCSLCVVIISMCCVTIGYTNHACALTKETFNSRFLNLEQKLNRLQKKYLITKVSNLMTQRDSIIQRQNLGDNQSDGSSMDTNIPEEINTVKRSVNKCDRARNEKKRLKCLKRQKRKKKQMPTGSSLVRLVNNTIHKTLMETVKQVVAKAMEKGKGMSFMHFKADDNEEPPNGRFHKWQYSDWAYQREDLKKKFKLYHESGTVVISEEGIYLLYAQVTLMGKPDQGFKVVVQHDNKQQKILTKCMMDFQSEQDGGQDLNEWQEDGNITCSSVGVFRLEKGDSVFLKHSKDTNVKADFRGNASFFGFVKLG
- the LOC117342183 gene encoding uncharacterized protein LOC117342183 isoform X7 encodes the protein MKMQSENVMLNTRALCSSESKDTGGHEQEEINVQSADNCSCCAKCRRRIQIITFCSLCVVIISMCCVTIGYTNHACALTKETFNSRFLNLEQKLNRLQKKYLITKVSNLMTQRDSIIQRQNLGDNQSDGSSMDTNIPEEINTVKRSVNKCDRARNEKKRLKCLKRQKRKKKQMPTGSSLRALLSVHFEGDGNEHRPRGNEAFAGRFHKWQYSDWAYQREDLKKKFKLYHESGTVVISEEGIYLLYAQVTLMGKPDQGFKVVVQHDNKQQKILTKCMMDFQSEQDGGQDLNEWQEDGNITCSSVGVFRLEKGDSVFLKHSKDTNVKADFRGNASFFGFVKLG
- the LOC117342183 gene encoding uncharacterized protein LOC117342183 isoform X10, with amino-acid sequence MKMQSENVMLNTRALCSSESKDTGGHEQEEINVQSADNCSCCAKCRRRIQIITFCSLCVVIISMCCVTIGYTNHACALTKETFNSRFLNLEQKLNRLQKKYLITKVSNLMTQRDSIIQRQNLGDNQSDGSSMDTNIPEEINTVKRSVNKCDRARNEKKRLKCLKRQKRKKKQMPTGSSLRALLSVHFEGDGNEHRPRGNGRFHKWQYSDWAYQREDLKKKFKLYHESGTVVISEEGIYLLYAQVTLMGKPDQGFKVVVQHDNKQQKILTKCMMDFQSEQDGGQDLNEWQEDGNITCSSVGVFRLEKGDSVFLKHSKDTNVKADFRGNASFFGFVKLG
- the LOC117342183 gene encoding uncharacterized protein LOC117342183 isoform X9; the encoded protein is MKMQSENVMLNTRALCSSESKDTGGHEQEEINVQSADNCSCCAKCRRRIQIITFCSLCVVIISMCCVTIGYTNHACALTKETFNSRFLNLEQKLNRLQKKYLITKVSNLMTQRDSIIQRQNLGDNQSDGSSMDTNIPEEINTVKRSVNKCDRARNEKKRLKCLKRQKRKKKQMPTGSSLRALLSVHFEGDGNEHRPREAFAGRFHKWQYSDWAYQREDLKKKFKLYHESGTVVISEEGIYLLYAQVTLMGKPDQGFKVVVQHDNKQQKILTKCMMDFQSEQDGGQDLNEWQEDGNITCSSVGVFRLEKGDSVFLKHSKDTNVKADFRGNASFFGFVKLG
- the LOC117342183 gene encoding uncharacterized protein LOC117342183 isoform X12; the protein is MKMQSENVMLNTRALCSSESKDTGGHEQEEINVQSADNCSCCAKCRRRIQIITFCSLCVVIISMCCVTIGYTNHACALTKETFNSRFLNLEQKLNRLQKKYLITKVSNLMTQRDSIIQRQNLGDNQSDGSSMDTNIPEEINTVKRSVNKCDRARNEKKRLKCLKRQKRKKKQMPTGSSLRALLSVHFEGDGNEHRPRGRFHKWQYSDWAYQREDLKKKFKLYHESGTVVISEEGIYLLYAQVTLMGKPDQGFKVVVQHDNKQQKILTKCMMDFQSEQDGGQDLNEWQEDGNITCSSVGVFRLEKGDSVFLKHSKDTNVKADFRGNASFFGFVKLG
- the LOC117342183 gene encoding uncharacterized protein LOC117342183 isoform X8; the protein is MKMQSENVMLNTRALCSSESKDTGGHEQEEINVQSADNCSCCAKCRRRIQIITFCSLCVVIISMCCVTIGYTNHACALTKETFNSRFLNLEQKLNRLQKKYLITKVSNLMTQRDSIIQRQNLGDNQSDGSSMDTNIPEEINTVKRSVNKCDRARNEKKRLKCLKRQKRKKKQMPTGSSLGKGMSFMHFKADDNEEPPNEAFAGRFHKWQYSDWAYQREDLKKKFKLYHESGTVVISEEGIYLLYAQVTLMGKPDQGFKVVVQHDNKQQKILTKCMMDFQSEQDGGQDLNEWQEDGNITCSSVGVFRLEKGDSVFLKHSKDTNVKADFRGNASFFGFVKLG
- the LOC117342183 gene encoding uncharacterized protein LOC117342183 isoform X11, which codes for MKMQSENVMLNTRALCSSESKDTGGHEQEEINVQSADNCSCCAKCRRRIQIITFCSLCVVIISMCCVTIGYTNHACALTKETFNSRFLNLEQKLNRLQKKYLITKVSNLMTQRDSIIQRQNLGDNQSDGSSMDTNIPEEINTVKRSVNKCDRARNEKKRLKCLKRQKRKKKQMPTGSSLGKGMSFMHFKADDNEEPPNGRFHKWQYSDWAYQREDLKKKFKLYHESGTVVISEEGIYLLYAQVTLMGKPDQGFKVVVQHDNKQQKILTKCMMDFQSEQDGGQDLNEWQEDGNITCSSVGVFRLEKGDSVFLKHSKDTNVKADFRGNASFFGFVKLG
- the LOC117342183 gene encoding uncharacterized protein LOC117342183 isoform X4, with the protein product MKMQSENVMLNTRALCSSESKDTGGHEQEEINVQSADNCSCCAKCRRRIQIITFCSLCVVIISMCCVTIGYTNHACALTKETFNSRFLNLEQKLNRLQKKYLITKVSNLMTQRDSIIQRQNLGDNQSDGSSMDTNIPEEINTVKRSVNKCDRARNEKKRLKCLKRQKRKKKQMPTGSSLVRLVNNTIHKTLMETVKQVVAKAMEKRALLSVHFEGDGNEHRPRGNGRFHKWQYSDWAYQREDLKKKFKLYHESGTVVISEEGIYLLYAQVTLMGKPDQGFKVVVQHDNKQQKILTKCMMDFQSEQDGGQDLNEWQEDGNITCSSVGVFRLEKGDSVFLKHSKDTNVKADFRGNASFFGFVKLG
- the LOC117342183 gene encoding uncharacterized protein LOC117342183 isoform X6, translating into MKMQSENVMLNTRALCSSESKDTGGHEQEEINVQSADNCSCCAKCRRRIQIITFCSLCVVIISMCCVTIGYTNHACALTKETFNSRFLNLEQKLNRLQKKYLITKVSNLMTQRDSIIQRQNLGDNQSDGSSMDTNIPEEINTVKRSVNKCDRARNEKKRLKCLKRQKRKKKQMPTGSSLVRLVNNTIHKTLMETVKQVVAKAMEKRALLSVHFEGDGNEHRPRGRFHKWQYSDWAYQREDLKKKFKLYHESGTVVISEEGIYLLYAQVTLMGKPDQGFKVVVQHDNKQQKILTKCMMDFQSEQDGGQDLNEWQEDGNITCSSVGVFRLEKGDSVFLKHSKDTNVKADFRGNASFFGFVKLG